One stretch of Pelmatolapia mariae isolate MD_Pm_ZW linkage group LG3_W, Pm_UMD_F_2, whole genome shotgun sequence DNA includes these proteins:
- the LOC134624392 gene encoding stonustoxin subunit beta-like: MKSPHCKMESLSLSGCLITDEGCTSLASALSSNPSHLRELDLTYNHPGDSGIKLLSAGLKEPGWRLDTLRVEPAGVRWLRPGLRKYSCQLTIDTNTVHRKLQLSHKNRKVTRVKKVQSYPDHPDRFDVHEQLLCENGLTGRCYWEVEWRRNIYISVSYRSIRRKGNSDDCMFGWNDESWNLFCYEVRPSCVWHNNKVTYISSSSSVSNRVAVYVDCPAGTLSFYRVSSDTLIHLHTFNTTFTQTLYPGFCIGSSSSVSLC, translated from the exons ATGAAGagtccacactgtaaaatggAAAGTCTCAG tctgtcggGCTGTCTGATAACAGAtgaaggctgtacttctctggcctcagctctgagctccaacccctcccatctgagagagctggacctgacctacaatcatccaggagactcaggaattaagctgctgtcggctggactgaaggaaccaggctggagactggacactcttaG ggtggagccagctggagtccgatggttgagaccaggtctgaggaagt attcctgtcaactcacaatcgacacaaacacagtacacagaaagctccaactgtctcacaaaaacaggaaggtgacacgtgtgaagaaggttcagtcatatcctgatcatccagacagatttgatgttcatgAACAGCTGCTGTGTGAAAATGGtttgactggtcgctgttactgggaggtcgagtggagaagaaacatttatatatcagtgagttacagaagcatcagaaggaaaggaaacagtGACGACTGTATGTTTGGATGGAATGATGAGTCCTGGAATCTGTTCTGCTATGAAGTTCGTCCTAGTTGTGTCTGGCACAATAACAAAGTAACAtacatctcctcctcctcctctgtctctaacagagtagcagtgtatgtggactgtcctgctggcactctgtcttTCTACAGAGtatcctctgacactctgatccacctccacaccttcaacaccacattcactcaaactctttatcctgggttttgtATTGGATCTagttcctcagtgtccctgtgctga